From a single Pleurodeles waltl isolate 20211129_DDA chromosome 8, aPleWal1.hap1.20221129, whole genome shotgun sequence genomic region:
- the SMIM34 gene encoding small integral membrane protein 34: MGEVNVTFVTTLGARNVSYSTILTSNSTAPAGSDETSAAWYIFTVIGFFGIVMFSLMVSNLLVNKAAEEADPYFQYIEKQTKKKETIKKLATNKFLGFANKSKEDHSKINKDEDKMCSGEVEKQHEEGPKKQQEEGSKEQQGAQPQVQQGGPNEEQHKELPQEQVVDQDSLFMVATKC; encoded by the coding sequence ATGGGGGAGGTGAATGTAACATTTGTGACTACATTGGGAGCACGTAATGTCAGCTACAGCACCATTCTCACCTCCAACAGCACTGCTCCAGCAGGCTCCGATGAGACCAGTGCTGCCTGGTACATCTTCACTGTCATTGGATTCTTTGGAATTGTGATGTTCAGCCTTATGGTCAGCAACCTCCTTGTCAACAAAGCTGCAGAAGAGGCAGACCCTTATTTTCAGTACATTGAAAAACAGACGAAGAAGAAAGAGACCATAAAAAAGCTAGCTACAAACAAATTCCTCGGCTTTGCAAACAAAAGCAAAGAGGACCACTCCAAGATCAATAAAGATGAAGACAAGATGTGCAGTGGAGAAGTTGAAAAACAGCATGAAGAAGGGCCTAAAAAACAGCAAGAGGAAGGGTCCAAAGAGCAGCAAGGGGCGCAACCCCAAGTACAACAAGGAGGACCTAATGAGGAGCAACATAAGGAGCTACCCCAAGAACAGGTTGTAGATCAAGACTCCTTATTCATGGTTGCAACAAAATGCTGA